In one Haemophilus parainfluenzae genomic region, the following are encoded:
- a CDS encoding Nif3-like dinuclear metal center hexameric protein — MNNLELERLLNEKLSTDRINDYAPNGLQVEGKAEIKKIITGVTASQALIDYAVAQQADAVLVHHGYFWKSENPCIRGMKGKRIKTLLVNDINLYGYHLPLDVHPELGNNAKLAQLLGISDLQPLENSSTSIPVWGTLKDPVSAEEFAQRIEQVLQRKPLICIENGPHLIRKIGICTGGGQGYIDLAATQGCDAFITGEVSEQTIHSAREQGIHFFAAGHHATERYGIKALGEWLAAEYDLDVEFKDIDNPA; from the coding sequence ATGAACAATCTAGAACTTGAACGTTTACTCAACGAAAAACTTAGCACAGACAGAATTAACGATTATGCACCTAACGGTTTGCAAGTAGAAGGCAAAGCGGAGATCAAAAAGATCATCACGGGTGTCACCGCAAGCCAAGCACTAATTGATTATGCCGTTGCACAACAAGCTGATGCGGTACTTGTCCACCATGGCTATTTTTGGAAAAGTGAAAATCCATGTATTCGCGGCATGAAAGGCAAACGCATCAAAACCTTACTTGTAAATGATATTAATTTATACGGCTACCACTTACCTTTGGATGTTCACCCGGAATTAGGCAACAACGCAAAACTTGCTCAGTTATTAGGGATTAGCGATCTCCAACCTTTAGAAAATAGCTCAACCAGCATTCCTGTTTGGGGAACGTTAAAAGATCCTGTTTCCGCTGAAGAATTTGCTCAACGTATTGAACAAGTACTTCAACGTAAACCTCTAATTTGCATCGAAAATGGACCGCACTTAATCCGTAAAATTGGCATTTGTACCGGTGGCGGACAAGGCTATATTGATTTAGCTGCAACACAAGGCTGTGATGCTTTTATTACCGGTGAGGTTTCGGAGCAAACAATTCACTCTGCTCGTGAGCAAGGTATTCATTTCTTTGCGGCTGGTCACCATGCAACAGAACGCTACGGCATTAAGGCATTAGGTGAATGGCTAGCGGCTGAATATGACTTGGATGTAGAATTTAAAGATATTGATAATCCCGCCTAA
- a CDS encoding SDR family oxidoreductase, with product MGFLTGKRILVTGLASNRSMAYGIAKAMKEQGAELAFTYLNDKLQPRVEEFAKEFGSDIVLPLDVATDESIQNCFAELSKRWEKFDGFVHAIAFAPGDQLDGDYVNAATREGYRIAHDISAFSFVAMAQAARPYLNPNAALLTLSYLGAERAIPNYNVMCLAKASLEAATRVMAADLGKEGIRVNAISAGPIRTLAASGIKNFKKMLSAFEKTAALRRTVTIEDVGNSAAFLCSDLASGITGEIVHVDAGFSITAMGELGEE from the coding sequence ATGGGTTTCTTAACTGGTAAACGTATTTTAGTAACAGGTCTTGCAAGCAACCGTTCTATGGCTTACGGGATCGCAAAGGCAATGAAAGAACAAGGTGCTGAACTTGCTTTCACTTATTTAAACGATAAATTACAACCGCGCGTAGAAGAATTTGCAAAAGAATTCGGTTCTGACATCGTCCTTCCTTTAGACGTAGCGACCGATGAAAGCATCCAAAACTGCTTTGCAGAATTAAGCAAACGCTGGGAAAAATTTGATGGTTTCGTGCACGCTATCGCATTTGCACCAGGCGATCAATTAGATGGTGATTACGTAAACGCCGCAACTCGTGAAGGCTACCGTATCGCTCACGACATCAGTGCATTCAGCTTTGTTGCAATGGCACAAGCGGCACGTCCTTACTTAAATCCAAATGCAGCGTTATTAACCCTTTCTTACTTAGGTGCAGAGCGCGCAATTCCTAACTACAACGTCATGTGTTTAGCGAAAGCGTCTCTTGAAGCAGCAACTCGCGTAATGGCAGCTGACTTAGGTAAAGAAGGTATTCGTGTGAATGCGATCTCTGCAGGTCCAATCCGTACTTTAGCGGCATCAGGTATTAAAAACTTCAAGAAAATGCTTTCTGCATTTGAGAAAACCGCAGCATTACGCCGCACTGTTACTATCGAAGATGTGGGTAACTCAGCAGCATTCTTATGCTCTGATTTAGCATCGGGTATCACTGGTGAAATCGTTCACGTAGATGCAGGTTTCAGCATCACCGCAATGGGCGAATTAGGCGAAGAATAA
- the rnb gene encoding exoribonuclease II codes for MFQDNPLLAQLKQQIHDSKEHVEGVVKSTDKAYGFLECDKKSYFIAPPAMKKVMHGDKIKATIEKQGDKEQAEPEELIEPMLTRFIAKVRFNKDKKLQVLVDHPSINQPIGAQQAKSVKEELQEDDWVVANLKTHPLRDDRFFYATINQFICRADDELAPWWVTLARHEQSRHPVQGAESYEMLDQQTREDLTALHFVTIDSESTQDMDDALYIEPIEQNGTQTGWRLIVAIADPTAYIALDSQIEKDAKQRCFTNYLPGFNIPMLPRELSDELCSLMANETRPALVCYIETDLAGNITAKPRFVSAYVQSKAKLAYNKISDYLEQVPDAWQPETPEIAQQIDWLHQFTQARIQWRKTHSLLFKEKPDYSFILAENGKVKEIKAEYRRIANQIVEESMIIANICAAQFLAEHAKTGIFNTHTGFDKKFLENAHNFLMANLANEENQAELAERYSVENLATLKGYCQMRHDIEPIEGDYLEFRLRRYLTFAEFKSELAPHFGLGLEGYATWTSPIRKYSDMVNHRLIKAVLTQQACEKPQDEVLTRLQEARRQNRLVERDIADWLYCRYLADKVAENAEFDAEVQDVMRGGLRVQLLENGASMFVPASTLHPNKDEMQVNADELALYIQGERRYKIGDLVKVKLTEVREETRSIIGQLII; via the coding sequence ATGTTCCAAGATAATCCATTACTCGCACAACTTAAGCAACAAATCCACGATAGCAAAGAACACGTTGAAGGCGTGGTAAAAAGTACAGATAAAGCTTATGGTTTTTTAGAGTGCGATAAAAAAAGCTACTTTATTGCCCCACCTGCAATGAAAAAAGTGATGCACGGTGACAAAATCAAAGCCACCATTGAAAAGCAAGGCGATAAAGAGCAAGCTGAACCTGAAGAATTAATTGAGCCAATGCTCACGCGCTTTATTGCCAAAGTGCGGTTCAATAAAGACAAGAAATTGCAAGTTTTGGTTGATCATCCAAGTATCAACCAACCCATTGGTGCGCAACAAGCCAAATCCGTCAAAGAAGAATTACAAGAAGACGACTGGGTTGTCGCAAATTTGAAAACGCACCCATTACGTGATGATCGCTTTTTCTATGCCACCATCAATCAATTTATTTGCCGTGCTGATGATGAATTAGCCCCTTGGTGGGTGACATTGGCACGTCATGAGCAATCTCGTCATCCTGTGCAAGGTGCAGAAAGTTATGAAATGTTAGATCAACAAACACGTGAAGATCTGACCGCACTTCATTTTGTCACCATTGACTCTGAAAGTACTCAGGATATGGACGATGCCCTTTATATCGAACCTATCGAGCAAAATGGTACGCAAACCGGCTGGCGATTAATCGTTGCCATTGCGGATCCCACAGCTTACATTGCATTAGATTCACAAATTGAAAAAGATGCAAAACAGCGTTGTTTCACCAATTATTTGCCTGGCTTCAACATCCCAATGTTGCCACGTGAATTATCTGATGAATTATGCTCATTAATGGCAAATGAAACTCGCCCTGCATTAGTGTGTTACATTGAAACAGATCTTGCTGGTAATATTACGGCTAAACCGCGCTTTGTATCGGCTTATGTACAATCTAAAGCAAAATTAGCCTATAACAAGATTTCAGATTATTTAGAACAAGTACCGGATGCATGGCAACCGGAAACACCTGAAATTGCCCAGCAAATTGATTGGTTACATCAATTTACTCAAGCGCGTATTCAATGGCGTAAAACCCATTCATTGTTATTTAAAGAGAAACCGGACTACTCCTTTATTCTCGCTGAAAATGGCAAAGTGAAAGAAATTAAGGCGGAATATCGTCGTATTGCAAATCAAATCGTGGAAGAATCCATGATTATTGCCAATATCTGTGCGGCTCAATTCTTAGCGGAGCATGCTAAAACCGGTATTTTCAATACACACACTGGTTTTGATAAGAAATTCTTAGAAAATGCCCATAATTTCTTAATGGCAAATTTAGCTAATGAAGAAAATCAAGCCGAGCTTGCAGAGCGTTATTCAGTGGAAAATTTGGCAACCTTAAAAGGTTATTGCCAAATGCGTCATGATATTGAACCAATTGAAGGTGACTATTTAGAATTCCGTTTACGTCGTTATTTAACCTTTGCGGAGTTTAAATCCGAACTCGCTCCACATTTTGGGCTTGGATTAGAAGGTTATGCGACCTGGACATCGCCTATCCGTAAATATTCCGATATGGTGAACCATCGTTTAATTAAAGCCGTGCTCACACAGCAAGCTTGTGAAAAACCACAAGATGAAGTCCTTACTCGCTTACAAGAAGCCCGTCGCCAAAATCGTTTGGTTGAGCGTGATATAGCAGACTGGTTATATTGTCGCTATCTTGCTGACAAAGTCGCTGAAAATGCTGAATTTGATGCAGAAGTGCAAGATGTGATGCGTGGCGGTTTACGTGTTCAATTATTAGAAAATGGTGCATCCATGTTCGTACCAGCTTCCACGTTGCATCCAAATAAAGATGAAATGCAAGTGAATGCTGATGAATTAGCACTGTATATTCAAGGGGAACGCCGTTACAAAATCGGTGATTTGGTGAAAGTGAAACTCACCGAAGTTCGAGAAGAAACTCGCAGTATTATCGGCCAATTAATCATTTAA
- the malQ gene encoding 4-alpha-glucanotransferase: MLTRSSGVLMHITSLPNAFGIGSFGQSAYDFVDFLVETKQTYWQILPLTTTSYGDSPYQSFSAIAGNTHLIDFDLLTQMGLLKEADYASVNFGDDPTSVDYERVFYARRPILEIAVKNFLENQSFQADFKHFEKSNRLWLDDFAEFMAIKEHFGNQALQKWDDKKAVARDPSALEKYRTMLAEQIQYFKVTQYFFFKQWTELKNYANQKGIQIIGDMPIYVAADSVEVWTKPELFQLDEERNPLFVAGVPADQFSATGQLWGNPLYAWEEHKKQGYAWWIHRIEESFKIYDVLRIDHFKGFSDYWQVDGKAEVAKDGSWQPGPGYDLFKAVKEQLGDLPIIAEDLGNIDDKARKLLTDCNYPGMKILQFGFEDVSGESLDSPHYCIPHSIVYTGTHDNDVTNGWYNSLTEQQQQYINDYTHRHEDESICQAMIRQLFATVSNTAIATMQDVLDLPASSRMNVPSTIGGNWQWRMQQSDLTQDKKDFLAKMTTLYQRANQEK, encoded by the coding sequence ATGCTTACTCGTTCAAGTGGTGTTCTTATGCACATTACCTCACTACCAAATGCATTCGGAATTGGTAGCTTTGGGCAATCGGCTTATGATTTTGTCGATTTTTTAGTTGAAACTAAACAAACTTATTGGCAAATTCTTCCACTTACTACCACCAGTTATGGTGATTCACCTTATCAATCTTTCTCTGCAATTGCAGGTAATACTCATCTTATTGATTTTGATCTATTAACCCAAATGGGCTTGTTGAAAGAAGCTGATTATGCATCAGTCAATTTTGGTGATGATCCAACTAGCGTGGATTATGAGCGCGTCTTCTATGCGCGCCGTCCGATTTTAGAAATAGCCGTGAAAAATTTTTTAGAGAATCAATCATTCCAAGCTGATTTCAAACACTTCGAGAAAAGCAATCGTTTATGGTTGGATGATTTTGCTGAGTTTATGGCAATTAAAGAGCATTTTGGCAATCAAGCATTGCAAAAATGGGATGATAAAAAAGCTGTGGCTCGAGATCCAAGTGCATTGGAAAAATATCGCACCATGTTAGCGGAGCAAATTCAGTACTTTAAAGTGACGCAATATTTCTTCTTCAAACAATGGACTGAATTAAAAAATTACGCAAATCAAAAAGGCATTCAGATCATCGGTGATATGCCGATTTACGTGGCTGCAGATAGCGTAGAGGTTTGGACAAAACCAGAACTCTTCCAATTAGATGAAGAACGTAATCCGCTTTTTGTTGCCGGGGTTCCAGCGGATCAATTCAGTGCAACAGGACAACTTTGGGGCAATCCGCTTTACGCTTGGGAAGAACATAAAAAACAAGGCTACGCTTGGTGGATTCACCGCATTGAAGAAAGCTTCAAAATTTATGATGTACTACGTATCGACCATTTCAAAGGTTTCTCTGATTATTGGCAAGTAGATGGAAAAGCAGAGGTGGCTAAAGATGGTAGCTGGCAGCCAGGCCCAGGTTATGACTTATTTAAAGCCGTTAAAGAGCAATTGGGCGATTTACCGATTATTGCCGAAGATTTAGGTAATATTGATGACAAAGCCAGAAAATTGCTTACAGACTGTAACTATCCTGGCATGAAGATTCTGCAATTTGGCTTTGAAGATGTTAGCGGAGAAAGCTTAGATAGCCCGCATTATTGCATCCCGCATTCCATTGTTTATACCGGTACACATGATAACGATGTGACCAATGGTTGGTATAACAGCCTGACTGAACAACAGCAGCAATATATCAATGATTATACGCATCGCCATGAGGATGAATCGATTTGCCAAGCGATGATTCGTCAGCTCTTTGCAACGGTTAGCAATACCGCGATAGCCACAATGCAAGATGTTTTAGATTTGCCAGCCAGTTCAAGAATGAACGTGCCTTCAACAATTGGTGGAAACTGGCAATGGAGAATGCAGCAATCAGATTTAACGCAAGATAAAAAAGACTTTTTAGCAAAAATGACCACGTTATATCAACGTGCGAATCAGGAAAAATAA
- a CDS encoding PTS transporter subunit IIBC, producing MKKMLSFEFWQKFGKCLMVVIAVMPAAGLMVSIGNSLPLISDAEWLALVGNIIAQIGWGIIGNLHLLFALAIGGSWANERAGGAFAAGLAFILINLITGNFFGVKLEMLADPNAHVSTVLAGEIPVANYFVNVLGQPALNMGVFVGIIAGFVGATTFNRYYNFRKLPEVLTFFNGKRFVPFVVIYRSVLVAIFLSLFWPLVQTGINHFGQWIANSQNSAPILAPFIYGTLERLLLPFGLHHMLTIPMNYTSLGGTYEFLTGAQQGKQVFGQDPLWLAWVTDLINLKDAGNLTQYNELLSTVTPARFKVGQMIGSTGILMGLTLAMYINVDEDKKKLYKGIFLSSALAVFLTGVTEPIEYMFMFVALPLYIVYALVQGCAFAMADIVDLRVHSFGNIEFLTRTPMAIKAGIGMDVINFIWVSILFAVAMFFIANFMIKKFNLATAGRNGNYDAKGSDEASSNEPKVADASAQVIQIINLLGGRNNIADVDACMTRLRITVHNPELVGDEASWKQAGAMGFIVKGSGIQAIYGPKADVLKSDIQDVLSSGVEIPKM from the coding sequence ATGAAAAAAATGCTCAGTTTTGAATTTTGGCAAAAATTCGGTAAGTGCCTAATGGTTGTGATTGCCGTGATGCCAGCCGCGGGTTTAATGGTGAGTATTGGTAACTCACTGCCTTTGATTAGCGATGCGGAATGGCTAGCGCTTGTCGGAAACATTATAGCCCAAATTGGTTGGGGGATTATTGGTAACCTTCATTTATTATTTGCTTTAGCGATTGGTGGTAGCTGGGCAAATGAGCGTGCGGGTGGGGCATTTGCAGCAGGCCTGGCTTTCATTTTAATTAACTTAATTACCGGTAACTTTTTCGGTGTGAAACTTGAAATGCTAGCGGATCCAAATGCACATGTAAGTACAGTATTGGCCGGTGAAATTCCTGTGGCGAATTACTTTGTGAATGTGCTTGGGCAACCTGCGTTAAATATGGGCGTGTTCGTTGGTATTATCGCCGGTTTTGTGGGGGCGACCACTTTTAACCGTTACTACAATTTCCGTAAATTACCTGAAGTACTGACGTTCTTTAATGGTAAACGTTTCGTTCCTTTCGTTGTCATTTATCGTTCTGTATTAGTGGCGATCTTCCTATCATTATTTTGGCCTTTAGTTCAAACAGGAATTAATCATTTCGGTCAATGGATTGCTAACTCACAAAACTCAGCGCCAATTTTAGCACCATTTATTTATGGTACCTTAGAACGTCTATTGCTTCCATTTGGTTTACACCACATGTTGACCATCCCAATGAACTACACTTCATTAGGCGGTACTTATGAGTTCTTAACCGGTGCACAACAAGGTAAACAAGTATTTGGTCAAGATCCACTTTGGCTTGCCTGGGTGACTGACTTAATCAACCTTAAAGATGCAGGTAATTTAACGCAATATAATGAACTTCTTTCAACTGTGACACCTGCTCGCTTCAAAGTAGGACAAATGATTGGTTCAACCGGTATTTTAATGGGCTTGACCCTCGCAATGTATATCAATGTGGATGAAGACAAGAAAAAACTCTATAAAGGGATTTTCCTTTCTTCTGCACTAGCGGTGTTCTTAACAGGTGTGACCGAACCAATCGAATACATGTTTATGTTTGTTGCATTACCGCTTTATATTGTTTATGCGTTAGTACAAGGTTGTGCTTTCGCCATGGCAGATATTGTTGACTTACGTGTGCATTCATTCGGTAACATTGAGTTCTTAACACGTACACCAATGGCGATTAAAGCCGGTATCGGTATGGATGTGATCAACTTTATTTGGGTATCAATCCTCTTTGCAGTGGCTATGTTCTTTATCGCGAACTTTATGATTAAGAAATTTAACCTTGCGACAGCAGGCCGTAATGGTAACTATGATGCTAAAGGTTCAGATGAAGCTTCTAGCAATGAACCAAAAGTGGCGGATGCTAGTGCGCAAGTTATTCAAATCATCAACTTACTTGGTGGACGTAATAATATTGCAGATGTTGATGCTTGTATGACACGTTTACGTATCACCGTACATAATCCAGAGTTAGTGGGTGATGAAGCAAGTTGGAAACAAGCAGGTGCAATGGGCTTTATCGTGAAAGGCTCTGGTATCCAAGCGATTTATGGACCAAAAGCAGATGTCTTAAAATCCGATATTCAAGACGTGCTTTCATCGGGCGTAGAAATTCCTAAAATGTAA
- a CDS encoding Kdo(2)-lipid IV(A) acyltransferase produces MKNEKLPQFQPYFLAPKYWGFWLGVAIWRSLLLLPYPILRHIGNGLGWLFSKLKVGKRRAAIARRNLELCFPEMPVQEREAILQENLRAVGMAIIETGMAWFWSDARIKKWSKIEGLNYLKENAQDGIIFVGVHFLTLELGARIVGLHHPGVGVYRPNDNPVLDWLQIKGRLRSNKDMLNRKDLRGMLKALRKGETIWYAPDHDYGRKNAVFVPFFAVKEAATTTGSYYLLKSAPNCKVVPFAPLRNKDGSGYTVSISPPVDFSDLSDETAIAARMNKVVEKEILKGVEQYMWLHRRFKTRPTEDEPSLYS; encoded by the coding sequence ATGAAAAACGAAAAACTCCCTCAATTTCAACCGTACTTTCTAGCCCCTAAATACTGGGGATTTTGGCTTGGTGTGGCGATTTGGCGAAGCCTTTTGTTACTTCCCTATCCAATTCTACGTCATATCGGCAATGGCTTAGGCTGGCTTTTCTCAAAATTAAAAGTGGGAAAACGTCGTGCGGCGATTGCCCGTCGAAATCTTGAGCTCTGCTTCCCTGAAATGCCCGTTCAAGAACGTGAAGCCATTTTGCAAGAAAACTTACGTGCTGTTGGAATGGCAATTATTGAAACCGGCATGGCATGGTTTTGGTCTGATGCGCGCATTAAAAAATGGTCAAAAATTGAAGGATTAAATTATTTAAAAGAAAATGCCCAAGACGGCATTATCTTTGTTGGTGTCCATTTTCTTACGCTTGAATTAGGCGCGCGTATTGTGGGATTACATCATCCTGGCGTAGGCGTTTATCGTCCCAATGACAATCCTGTACTGGATTGGTTGCAAATTAAAGGTCGTTTACGTTCAAACAAAGATATGCTGAACCGAAAAGATCTGCGTGGTATGCTCAAAGCCTTACGCAAAGGTGAAACTATTTGGTATGCGCCTGATCATGATTACGGACGAAAAAATGCCGTATTTGTGCCTTTTTTTGCTGTAAAAGAAGCGGCTACCACGACGGGCAGTTACTATCTACTTAAATCTGCGCCAAATTGCAAAGTCGTGCCTTTTGCCCCATTACGTAATAAAGATGGTTCAGGCTATACGGTCAGTATTTCTCCACCTGTGGATTTTTCTGATCTTTCAGATGAAACTGCAATTGCTGCAAGAATGAATAAAGTCGTGGAAAAAGAAATCTTAAAAGGTGTGGAACAATACATGTGGCTACACCGCCGATTTAAAACGCGTCCAACGGAAGATGAACCAAGTTTGTATTCGTAA
- the glgP gene encoding glycogen/starch/alpha-glucan family phosphorylase has product MMKFSTFVKNETNKSLEQLSDKETYIQLLNYVKTLSADKPKNTGKRKVYYISAEFLIGKLLSNNLINLGVYQDIKAELESAGKSLSHIEDIEPEPSLGNGGLGRLASCFIDSMSTLGLNAEGVGLNYHYGLFKQVFKKNEQHAEPNDWIEDNSWLIPTDISYEVPFKKFTLTSKLDRIDILGYKKDTKNYLNLFDIKSVNPKLIKKGIEFDKTAIEENLTLFLYPDDSDKNGELLRIYQQYFMVSNAAQLLIDEAIARGSNLHDLADYAYVQINDTHPSMVIPELIRLLTEKHQIKFAEAVEIVRNMVGYTNHTILAEALEKWPLDYLDEVVPHLVVIIKKLDKLVRAEYKDPAVQIIDKQKRVHMAHMDIHFSNSVNGVAALHTEILKKSELKAFYALYPEKFNNKTNGITFRRWLEFSNQALAAYIKELIGDEYLHDATKLEKLLAFKDDKKVHKQLAKIKFENKLALKAYLKENKGIELDENSIIDTQIKRFHEYKRQQMNALYVIHKYLEIKAGKLPKRKITVIFGGKAAPAYVIAQDIIHLILCLSELINNDPEVNKYLNVHLVENYNVSVAEKLIPATDISEQISLASKEASGTGNMKFMLNGALTLGTMDGANVEIAELAGAKNIYTFGKDSESIIKLYETAGYVSKAYYENDKDIKRAVDFILNPAVVKLGNKTRLERLYNELLNKDWFMTLIDFNAYVDAKEQILADYEDQDSWNEKVVQNIAKAGFFSSDRTIAQYNADIWHCEG; this is encoded by the coding sequence ATGATGAAATTTAGTACCTTTGTAAAAAACGAAACCAATAAATCGCTTGAACAATTAAGCGATAAAGAAACTTATATTCAATTATTAAATTACGTAAAAACACTCTCAGCAGATAAACCTAAAAATACAGGTAAACGTAAGGTTTACTATATCTCAGCAGAGTTTTTAATTGGTAAATTACTTTCTAATAACTTGATTAACCTTGGTGTGTATCAAGATATCAAAGCGGAATTAGAAAGTGCGGGTAAATCATTAAGCCATATTGAAGATATTGAGCCAGAACCATCTTTAGGAAATGGTGGTTTAGGGCGTTTGGCTTCTTGCTTTATTGATTCAATGTCTACCCTTGGCTTAAATGCAGAAGGGGTGGGTTTAAATTATCATTATGGGTTGTTCAAACAAGTCTTCAAAAAGAATGAACAACATGCAGAGCCTAATGATTGGATTGAGGATAACTCTTGGTTAATTCCAACGGATATTAGCTATGAAGTGCCATTTAAGAAATTTACGCTAACTTCTAAATTAGATCGTATTGATATTTTAGGTTACAAGAAAGATACGAAGAACTATCTCAATTTGTTTGATATTAAATCAGTGAATCCTAAACTGATTAAAAAAGGTATCGAGTTTGATAAAACTGCGATTGAAGAAAATCTGACTTTATTCCTTTACCCAGATGATTCAGATAAAAATGGGGAATTATTACGTATTTATCAACAATACTTCATGGTATCAAATGCTGCACAATTATTAATTGATGAAGCAATTGCGCGTGGCAGTAACTTACATGATTTAGCGGATTATGCGTATGTTCAGATCAACGATACTCACCCTTCAATGGTGATTCCTGAATTAATTCGCTTATTAACGGAAAAACATCAGATTAAATTTGCAGAAGCGGTTGAAATCGTACGTAATATGGTGGGCTATACCAACCATACGATTTTGGCTGAAGCGCTAGAAAAATGGCCACTCGATTATCTAGATGAAGTCGTGCCTCATTTAGTAGTGATCATTAAAAAATTAGATAAATTAGTGCGCGCAGAATATAAAGATCCTGCCGTACAAATTATTGATAAACAAAAACGTGTGCATATGGCGCACATGGACATCCACTTTTCAAATTCTGTGAATGGTGTGGCAGCATTACATACGGAGATTTTGAAAAAATCAGAACTTAAAGCATTCTATGCGTTATATCCTGAAAAATTCAATAATAAGACAAACGGCATTACCTTCCGTCGTTGGTTAGAGTTTTCTAACCAAGCATTAGCCGCTTACATTAAAGAATTGATTGGCGATGAGTATTTGCATGATGCAACGAAATTAGAGAAATTGTTAGCCTTTAAAGATGATAAAAAGGTTCATAAACAATTAGCGAAAATTAAGTTTGAAAATAAATTAGCACTAAAAGCGTACCTTAAAGAAAATAAAGGTATTGAGTTAGATGAAAATTCAATCATTGATACGCAAATTAAGCGTTTCCATGAATATAAACGCCAACAAATGAATGCGCTTTATGTGATTCATAAATACTTAGAAATTAAAGCAGGTAAATTACCAAAACGTAAAATTACGGTGATTTTTGGCGGAAAAGCGGCACCTGCTTATGTGATTGCACAGGATATTATTCACTTAATTCTTTGCTTATCTGAGTTAATCAATAATGATCCTGAAGTGAATAAGTATTTAAACGTACATTTGGTGGAAAACTATAATGTGAGCGTGGCGGAAAAACTCATTCCAGCAACTGATATTTCAGAACAAATTTCACTTGCCTCTAAAGAAGCTTCTGGTACAGGTAATATGAAATTTATGCTTAATGGTGCATTAACCTTAGGCACAATGGATGGGGCTAATGTTGAAATTGCAGAATTAGCCGGTGCTAAAAATATCTATACATTCGGTAAAGATTCAGAAAGCATTATTAAACTTTATGAAACAGCAGGTTATGTTTCAAAAGCGTATTATGAAAACGACAAAGATATTAAAAGAGCGGTCGATTTTATTCTGAATCCTGCAGTAGTGAAATTAGGCAATAAAACACGTTTAGAACGTCTTTATAACGAATTATTGAATAAAGACTGGTTTATGACGTTAATCGACTTTAATGCTTATGTCGACGCGAAAGAACAAATTTTAGCCGATTATGAAGATCAGGATAGTTGGAATGAGAAAGTGGTACAGAATATCGCCAAAGCGGGCTTCTTCTCATCTGACCGCACGATCGCTCAATATAATGCAGACATTTGGCATTGTGAGGGCTAA
- a CDS encoding endonuclease/exonuclease/phosphatase family protein, with the protein MKLLTLNVHAWLEANQAEKIEILAETIIEKGYDIIALQEVNQLMSSPAISPTLKQDNYGVILLNKINQRVAQKYSLVWSNSHIGYDKYDEGIAFLTRLPVYDVDAFYCSQHQRLDSILSRKIIGLTVEYQGQLIECYSCHINLPNCDGENQLDNVRYIVERSQSANLKILMGDFNTDAISDQQAYQQIKSLGLFDTFDMAEQKDSGITVEKAIDGWKGHSQEKRLDYIFLNQAKRVLSSQVIFNGKNKPIVSDHFGVEVALIL; encoded by the coding sequence ATGAAACTACTTACCCTGAATGTACACGCTTGGTTAGAAGCTAACCAAGCGGAAAAAATAGAGATTCTTGCGGAGACTATTATCGAAAAGGGCTATGACATCATTGCCTTACAAGAGGTTAATCAATTGATGTCGTCTCCTGCTATTTCGCCAACGTTAAAGCAAGATAACTATGGTGTCATTCTGTTAAATAAAATCAATCAACGCGTTGCACAGAAATACTCACTTGTTTGGAGCAATTCGCATATTGGTTACGATAAATATGATGAAGGCATTGCATTTTTAACGCGTTTGCCTGTTTATGATGTTGATGCGTTTTATTGTAGCCAACATCAACGTCTTGACTCGATTCTCTCGCGTAAAATCATTGGCTTGACGGTAGAATATCAAGGCCAGTTAATTGAATGTTATTCTTGTCATATCAATTTGCCAAATTGTGATGGAGAAAACCAACTTGATAATGTTCGTTATATTGTAGAGCGAAGTCAAAGTGCGAATCTTAAAATCCTGATGGGTGATTTCAATACTGATGCAATAAGCGATCAGCAAGCTTACCAGCAGATTAAATCCTTAGGCTTATTCGATACTTTTGATATGGCAGAGCAGAAGGATAGCGGTATCACTGTAGAGAAAGCGATTGACGGTTGGAAAGGCCATAGTCAAGAAAAGCGATTAGATTATATTTTTTTAAACCAAGCAAAAAGGGTTTTATCCAGTCAGGTTATTTTTAATGGCAAAAATAAACCGATTGTTTCCGACCATTTTGGCGTAGAAGTAGCTCTCATCTTGTAG